The region GCTGCCAAGCGTTCAGCGTGGCCCATTGGTGGCGGCGAAAGGGCCTGCTGTGCGACCGGTCCCCAGGTGTCGCCGTTTGATGGGGTGAAGCTGCCGACAGCTTCGATTACGCGGTGAGGTGGCGGACCCGCGTGGCGTGCTCGATGGCGGCGGCGCTGAGGCGCGGGATGCGCAGGCGGTCGCGCAGGATTTCCAGCAGGCGCATTTCCTCCAGCCCCGCCGAGCCGTCGGCGGCGGCGATCTCGCACGCGAGCGCGTAGGCGGTTTCGTGCAGGCGCTCCGGCAGGTCCTGATCGATGCGCTGAACCGTGGTTTCCAGCCCCTCTTCGGCCTGGAGCAGCCCGGCGCAGTCCTGGGCGGCCTCGGTAAGGTGCTCGCGGTCGAAGTCGCGGAAGACGGGCCAGGTGCGCACGATCTTGCCGAGCGTCGCCAGCTCGGCGTCGGACATCTCGCTGTCCGCCGCCGACATCAGGACCATCGTGTAGATCAGGGCGAGGTGGTGGGGGTGCATCGCGGGCTCGCTCCCTGTTCGTCGGGGGTCTGCGGCCGAGGATGCCAGGACTCACGCGGGCTGCACAAAGCTTTCGCAATCGCCGTCCGCCGCAGTGCGTCGCGCGGGACGCGAGGATTTGGGATGCGAAAAATCCGTAGCGTAGCTAGGGCTATTGCACGCGGCTCGGGCTCAGGGCATCTTCGCTTGCAAAACAATGAATGTGGCGTTGCCGGGCGGGCGCAACGCTCGAATCAGGGGAGGCGTTGGCATGGCCGCTTTGTCGCCGGATTGGATCACGCGTGGGGCGTCGCGCCTTCGCGGGATGGTGCGGGACACTGTGTTGGACGCGCCGCTCGGCCGGACGCCGGATCGGACGATCGACGCCGCGCTCGTCGTTCGCGGGATCACGCGCGCGGAGCTGTTCACGCCCGGGACGGCCGTCGCGCGGCACCGGGAGCGGTTGGCGCGCATGGTGGCGGAACACGGGCTCTCGCCGGCGGAGGTCGTCGCGACCCACTGGGACCATCTCAAGGAAGCCGATCAGGTGTGCGCCGTGTGCGCCAACAAGGCGCGCTGCGCGGCCTGGCTGGACGGCAAGGGCGGCGACGACAGCCCGCGCAAGTTCTGCCCGAACGCGCTAGTGCTCGAACGGATCAAGGGCCGGCTGAGCGGCTGGTAAAGGACGGCGTCGGTGTTTATCGGCCTGTGGGCCCGCCGAGAAAACCCCGCACCCCCGCGACCGCGTCGGCGAGCCCGCAGCGCGTGACCTCGACGCCCTCGGGGAACGCGCCTTCCAGGCGCGAGGGAAACATCGGGTCCAATAGCACGAAGACGCCGTGATCGTCCGCGCGCCGGACGAGGCGGCCGTACGCCTGCTTCAGGCGCAGGCGCGTGATCATGTCGTCGTATTTGCGCCCGCCGAAGTGCTCGCGCCGGGCCTTGTGGCGGATATCCGGGCGCGGCCAGGGCACGCGGTCGAAGACGATGCACCGCAAGGACCGCCCCGGCACGTCCACGCCGTCGCGCACGGCGTCTGTGCCCAGCAGGCAGGCGTCCTCCTCGGCGCGGAAGATGTCCACCAGCGTCGCAACGTTGAG is a window of Limimonas halophila DNA encoding:
- a CDS encoding tellurite resistance TerB family protein; translated protein: MHPHHLALIYTMVLMSAADSEMSDAELATLGKIVRTWPVFRDFDREHLTEAAQDCAGLLQAEEGLETTVQRIDQDLPERLHETAYALACEIAAADGSAGLEEMRLLEILRDRLRIPRLSAAAIEHATRVRHLTA
- a CDS encoding DUF6455 family protein, with protein sequence MAALSPDWITRGASRLRGMVRDTVLDAPLGRTPDRTIDAALVVRGITRAELFTPGTAVARHRERLARMVAEHGLSPAEVVATHWDHLKEADQVCAVCANKARCAAWLDGKGGDDSPRKFCPNALVLERIKGRLSGW